The Leucobacter rhizosphaerae genome includes a region encoding these proteins:
- a CDS encoding queuosine precursor transporter produces the protein MSETGTIMTGAKSEQTYATPGARSAASGSRYAVIVATFVGLLLISNIVAVKLIAFGPFIVDGGVFLFPLVYIVGDVLAEVYGLKAARRAILTAFALSLLTSLTIWVTQLSPAAAGWENQEAFESVLGFVPRIVAASLGAFLAGQFINAWVLVKLRERTSGRFLRTRLIGSTLVGQLVDTIVFCTIAFWGVIEGWDFIGYTALGYGIKVLAEIVLLPITTRVISRVRRAEELTAR, from the coding sequence ATGAGTGAGACGGGGACGATCATGACGGGCGCGAAGAGCGAGCAGACATACGCGACTCCGGGCGCCCGCTCGGCGGCGTCGGGATCCCGCTACGCGGTCATCGTGGCCACGTTCGTCGGCCTGCTGCTCATCTCGAACATCGTCGCGGTGAAGCTCATCGCGTTCGGCCCGTTCATCGTGGACGGCGGCGTGTTCTTGTTCCCGCTCGTCTACATCGTCGGCGACGTGCTCGCCGAGGTGTACGGGCTGAAGGCGGCGCGGCGCGCGATCCTGACCGCCTTCGCGCTCTCGCTCCTCACGTCGCTGACGATCTGGGTGACCCAGCTCTCACCCGCGGCCGCCGGCTGGGAGAACCAGGAGGCCTTCGAATCGGTGCTCGGCTTTGTCCCGCGGATCGTCGCGGCGAGCCTCGGCGCGTTCCTCGCCGGGCAGTTCATCAATGCCTGGGTGCTCGTGAAGCTGCGCGAGCGCACCTCAGGTCGCTTCCTCCGCACGCGCCTCATCGGCTCGACGCTCGTCGGTCAACTCGTCGACACGATCGTGTTCTGCACGATCGCGTTCTGGGGCGTTATCGAGGGCTGGGACTTCATCGGCTACACCGCGCTCGGTTACGGGATCAAGGTGCTCGCGGAGATCGTGCTGCTGCCGATCACGACGCGGGTCATCTCCCGCGTCCGCCGCGCTGAAGAGCTCACCGCGCGCTAG
- a CDS encoding Na+/H+ antiporter subunit D, with amino-acid sequence MTVLVPLVVLVPLAAAAFALAVPGRRRLQQGITLVALSGVVVLSAALMVIVDAQGTLVMEVGGWAAPFGIALVVDRVSALMLTVSAVVLLAVFLFSIGQRLADGDEDTPVSIYYPTYLVLGAGVFNAFIAGDLFNLYVGFEILLVSSYVLITLGGTSQRIRAGVTYVVVSLVSSVLFLAAIAMIYGATGTVNMAQLTVRIAELPSEVQLLLNLMLLIAFGIKAAVFPLSFWLPDSYPTAPAPVTAVFAGLLTKVGVYAIIRSQTLLFPDSSVDTLLMVIAGLTLLVGILGAISQSDIKRLLSFTLISHIGYMIFGIAMANAAGFAATIFYITHHIIVQTTLFLAVGLLERQGGTTSLSGLGGMLRTGPVIAVLFFIPMLNLGGIPPFSGFIGKIGLFTVAAELATPGAYWLIGIGALVSLLTLYALARAWVLAFWRPRVRAEGGDKKAQKAPSTEALLLREREEALLERLHDAPDAPPLQEQKEIPRLMVGATAGMVVVSVALTVFAGPLYAYSWRAGQDLAEPAALVELVLGDSTTGLGGGSGTTEPEEGAP; translated from the coding sequence ATGACCGTGCTCGTTCCCCTCGTCGTGCTCGTGCCGCTCGCGGCCGCCGCCTTCGCCCTCGCGGTCCCCGGCCGACGTCGCCTGCAGCAGGGCATCACGCTCGTCGCGCTCAGTGGCGTCGTGGTGCTGAGCGCCGCGCTCATGGTGATCGTGGACGCGCAGGGCACCCTCGTCATGGAGGTCGGCGGCTGGGCCGCGCCGTTCGGGATCGCACTCGTCGTCGATCGGGTCTCCGCACTTATGCTGACGGTCTCCGCCGTCGTGCTGCTCGCGGTCTTCCTCTTCTCCATCGGCCAGCGTCTCGCTGACGGTGACGAGGACACGCCGGTCTCGATCTACTACCCGACCTACCTGGTGCTGGGCGCGGGCGTGTTCAACGCGTTCATCGCCGGCGACCTCTTCAATCTCTACGTCGGCTTCGAGATCCTGCTCGTGTCGAGCTACGTGCTCATCACCCTCGGCGGCACCAGCCAGCGCATCCGCGCGGGCGTCACCTACGTCGTCGTCTCGCTCGTGTCGTCCGTGCTCTTCCTCGCCGCGATCGCCATGATCTACGGGGCGACGGGTACCGTGAATATGGCACAGCTCACGGTGCGGATCGCCGAACTCCCATCGGAGGTGCAGCTCCTTCTGAACCTCATGCTGCTCATCGCGTTCGGGATCAAGGCGGCGGTCTTCCCGCTCTCCTTCTGGCTGCCGGACTCGTATCCGACCGCCCCGGCGCCGGTGACGGCGGTGTTCGCCGGATTGCTGACCAAGGTCGGTGTGTACGCGATCATCCGGAGTCAGACGTTGCTCTTCCCGGACTCGAGCGTGGACACGCTGCTCATGGTGATCGCGGGCCTGACGCTGCTCGTCGGGATCCTGGGTGCGATCTCGCAATCCGACATCAAACGATTGCTCTCGTTCACGCTGATCAGCCACATCGGCTACATGATCTTCGGCATCGCGATGGCCAACGCCGCGGGATTCGCCGCGACGATCTTCTACATCACGCACCACATCATCGTCCAGACCACGCTCTTCCTCGCGGTCGGATTGCTCGAACGACAGGGCGGCACGACCTCGCTCTCCGGGCTCGGCGGCATGCTCCGCACCGGCCCGGTCATCGCCGTCCTCTTTTTCATCCCGATGCTCAACCTCGGCGGGATCCCGCCGTTCTCCGGCTTCATCGGCAAAATCGGGCTCTTCACCGTGGCGGCCGAGCTCGCGACCCCGGGTGCCTACTGGCTGATCGGGATCGGCGCGCTCGTGTCGCTGCTCACGCTCTACGCGCTCGCCCGCGCCTGGGTGCTCGCCTTCTGGCGGCCGCGGGTCCGCGCCGAGGGCGGCGACAAGAAGGCGCAGAAGGCCCCGAGCACCGAGGCGCTGCTCCTGCGCGAGCGCGAGGAGGCGCTGCTCGAGCGGCTGCACGACGCCCCCGATGCACCGCCGCTGCAGGAGCAGAAGGAGATCCCGCGCCTGATGGTCGGCGCGACCGCGGGCATGGTCGTCGTGAGCGTGGCGCTCACGGTGTTCGCCGGTCCGCTGTACGCCTACTCCTGGCGCGCCGGCCAGGATCTCGCCGAACCGGCCGCGCTCGTCGAGCTCGTGCTGGGCGACTCGACGACGGGCCTCGGCGGCGGCAGCGGCACGACGGAACCCGAGGAGGGAGCACCGTGA
- a CDS encoding Na+/H+ antiporter subunit A: MGAMTSILLALALTSLVTHTLVRWKGRRGFLILAAVMLAAFGVILAVALPVFSGGSITESMPWIPQLGITLSFRLDAVSALFALLVTGAGALILVYCTSYFDEGEAGLSRFAAVFMGFAVSMLGLVLADDVYLLFIFWEGTTIFSFLLIGHVTRLRTANAAALQALMVTTLGGLAMLVGFVILSQAAGTTLLSEIVANPPGGALGTTAVFLVLAGALSKSAIFPFHFWLPGAMAAPTPVSAYLHAAAMVKAGIYLIARISPGFGDVVGYRETLVILGAITMLNGGIRALKQFDIKLIVAHGTVSQLGLLVMVFGLADPRASFAGFALLFAHAFAKAPLFLSVGIIDHSTGTRDLRKLSGLGRRMPVLAVITTLAALSMAGVPPFLGFVAKESAFTEMLEIAETHPIAWVAFVVAVVGSILTVAYMGRFLWGAFSQKPQVATCTVVHAPGRAILTAPAVFVAITLVVGLASAAVDPLLQVTVEAADGFEPEHLALWHGFTPALLASVLVLALGAALAVILSRMQTVLPVAPERFSASHAYWVITQWLDIAAVRLTSLTQRGSLPFYLAVILIVLVTVLGGTIVATGAWPAEFELISSPVQIPIAIIMILAAIFSLRARTRFQSVVLVGVTGYGMAAIFAMHGAPDLALTQALVETVTLIAFVLVIRRLPQRLGSQSTRKVRWGRAVIGASVGLVIGAFALIALGSRVADPISLLLPELAYAGGHGSNVVNVMLVDIRGWDTMGELSVILAAATGVASLVFLNTRVDTRPKLSRRAAQVQAREQLLRVVDPNDPARRTGWLLAGRTLDPARRSILLEVVVRLLFHALIILSIYLLLTGHNTPGGGFAGGLVAGLALVARYLAGGRHELGATVPLDAGRILGTGLALAVSMAFIPMLFGQSALASAWVDVDLGIFGTLPLVTSTLFDIGVYLVVFGLILDVLRSLGAEIDEHEESEVAAFEEEEVRSQ, translated from the coding sequence ATGGGTGCGATGACGAGTATTCTGCTCGCCCTCGCACTGACGTCATTGGTCACGCACACCCTGGTTCGCTGGAAGGGTCGTCGCGGGTTCCTGATCCTCGCGGCCGTCATGCTGGCGGCATTCGGGGTGATCCTGGCAGTTGCACTCCCGGTGTTCTCCGGCGGCAGTATCACCGAGTCGATGCCCTGGATTCCGCAACTCGGGATCACGCTGTCCTTCCGCCTCGACGCGGTCTCCGCGCTCTTCGCGCTTCTCGTCACCGGCGCGGGTGCGCTGATCCTCGTCTACTGCACGAGTTACTTCGACGAGGGGGAGGCTGGCCTCAGCCGCTTCGCCGCGGTGTTCATGGGCTTCGCGGTGTCGATGCTCGGCCTGGTGCTCGCCGACGACGTCTACCTCCTCTTCATCTTCTGGGAGGGGACGACGATCTTCTCCTTCCTGCTCATCGGGCACGTCACGCGGCTCCGTACGGCCAACGCCGCGGCGCTGCAGGCGTTGATGGTGACGACGCTCGGTGGACTCGCGATGCTCGTGGGGTTCGTGATCCTGTCTCAGGCGGCCGGCACCACCCTGCTCTCCGAGATCGTGGCGAACCCGCCGGGTGGCGCGCTCGGGACGACCGCGGTGTTCCTCGTGCTCGCGGGCGCGCTCTCGAAATCTGCCATCTTCCCGTTCCACTTCTGGCTTCCCGGTGCGATGGCCGCGCCGACCCCGGTGAGTGCCTATCTGCACGCCGCAGCGATGGTGAAGGCGGGCATCTACTTGATCGCTCGGATCAGCCCGGGATTCGGCGACGTCGTCGGGTACCGCGAGACGCTCGTGATCCTCGGCGCGATCACGATGCTCAACGGCGGGATCCGTGCCCTCAAGCAGTTCGACATCAAGCTCATCGTCGCGCACGGCACCGTGAGCCAGCTCGGTCTGCTCGTGATGGTCTTCGGCCTGGCGGATCCGCGCGCCTCGTTCGCGGGATTCGCGCTGCTCTTCGCGCACGCGTTCGCCAAGGCGCCGCTCTTCCTCTCCGTCGGCATCATCGATCACTCGACGGGCACGCGTGACCTTCGCAAACTCTCCGGTCTCGGGCGTCGGATGCCCGTGCTCGCCGTGATCACGACCCTCGCGGCGCTCTCCATGGCCGGCGTTCCGCCCTTCCTCGGGTTCGTGGCCAAGGAGTCGGCGTTCACGGAGATGCTCGAGATCGCCGAGACGCACCCGATCGCTTGGGTGGCGTTTGTGGTCGCGGTCGTCGGCAGCATACTGACCGTCGCCTACATGGGACGTTTCCTCTGGGGGGCCTTCTCGCAGAAGCCTCAGGTCGCCACCTGCACCGTCGTGCATGCGCCCGGGCGGGCGATTCTCACCGCACCCGCGGTCTTCGTCGCGATCACCCTGGTCGTCGGCCTCGCCTCAGCTGCGGTCGATCCGCTGCTCCAGGTCACCGTCGAGGCAGCAGACGGGTTCGAACCCGAGCACCTCGCGCTGTGGCACGGGTTCACCCCGGCGCTGCTCGCCTCGGTGCTCGTGCTCGCGCTCGGCGCTGCCCTCGCGGTGATCCTGTCGCGCATGCAGACCGTCCTGCCCGTCGCGCCCGAGCGGTTCTCCGCGTCGCACGCGTACTGGGTCATCACGCAGTGGCTCGACATCGCCGCGGTGCGTCTCACCTCGCTCACGCAGCGCGGCTCGCTGCCCTTCTACCTGGCCGTCATCCTCATCGTGCTCGTCACCGTGCTCGGCGGCACGATCGTGGCGACGGGCGCATGGCCTGCGGAGTTCGAGCTCATCAGCTCGCCGGTGCAGATCCCGATCGCGATCATCATGATCCTCGCGGCGATCTTCTCGCTCCGGGCGCGCACCCGCTTCCAGTCCGTCGTGCTCGTGGGCGTGACGGGGTACGGCATGGCCGCGATCTTCGCCATGCACGGCGCTCCCGATCTGGCGCTGACACAGGCGCTCGTCGAGACGGTCACGCTCATCGCCTTTGTGCTCGTGATCCGGCGCCTGCCGCAGCGGCTCGGGAGCCAGTCGACCCGCAAGGTCCGCTGGGGGCGCGCGGTGATCGGCGCCTCGGTCGGCCTCGTCATCGGCGCGTTCGCGCTCATCGCCCTCGGGTCCCGGGTCGCCGATCCTATTTCGCTGCTGCTGCCCGAGCTCGCGTACGCGGGAGGCCACGGCAGCAACGTCGTGAACGTCATGCTCGTCGATATCCGTGGGTGGGACACGATGGGGGAGCTGTCGGTGATCCTCGCCGCGGCGACGGGTGTCGCGTCGCTCGTGTTCCTGAACACCCGCGTCGACACCCGACCGAAGCTCAGCCGCCGCGCCGCGCAGGTGCAGGCGCGCGAGCAGCTCCTGCGTGTGGTCGACCCCAACGATCCGGCGCGCCGCACCGGCTGGCTGCTCGCCGGTCGCACGCTCGATCCTGCGCGCCGCTCGATCCTGCTCGAGGTGGTCGTGCGGCTGCTGTTCCACGCGCTCATCATCCTCTCGATCTACCTGCTGCTCACGGGGCACAACACCCCGGGAGGCGGCTTCGCGGGCGGGCTCGTCGCGGGCCTCGCGCTCGTCGCCCGGTATCTCGCGGGCGGACGGCACGAGCTCGGCGCGACGGTGCCACTCGACGCCGGTCGGATCCTCGGCACCGGGCTGGCCCTCGCGGTCTCGATGGCGTTCATCCCGATGCTCTTCGGCCAATCGGCCCTCGCCTCCGCGTGGGTGGACGTCGACCTCGGGATCTTCGGCACGCTCCCGCTCGTGACCTCGACGCTGTTCGACATCGGTGTGTATCTTGTGGTGTTCGGGCTGATCCTCGATGTGCTTCGGAGCCTGGGCGCGGAGATCGATGAGCATGAGGAGAGCGAAGTCGCGGCATTCGAAGAGGAGGAGGTGAGGTCGCAATGA
- the gltX gene encoding glutamate--tRNA ligase — protein sequence MSHTETPQFSRATGSDVRVRFCPSPTGTPHVGMIRTALFNWAYARHTGGTFVFRIEDTDAARDSEESYAQILDSLRWLGLDWDEGIDAGGEHGPYRQSQRGEIYQGVIAQLVEAGYLYESFSNAEEIDARNIAAGRPKQLGYDNYDRDLTDEQRAAFRAEGREPALRFRVPDEDLSFTDLVRGDITFPAGSTIDFVVVRPNGAPLYTLVNPVDDALMGITHVLRGEDLLSSTPRQIALYHALVRIGVAQAIPQFGHLPYVMGEGNKKLSKRDPESNLLHHRARGFIPEGLLNYLSLLGWSLAPDRDVFSSEEMVAAFDVADVNPNPARFDQKKADSINADHIRLLSEEDFGERIRPYLVAEGVLPIEPSEHQREVIRKAVPLVQSRVTVLSEVAGMLGFLFTSTDALEYDEDALQSLKADAPEVLAAGTAALTAIPEDAWATERIQTALQEALIDGLGLKPRVAFGALRVAASGRRVSPPLFESFELLGRDASLARLRKLADRLAADRV from the coding sequence ATGTCACACACCGAGACCCCCCAGTTTTCCCGCGCGACCGGCTCCGATGTTCGCGTCCGCTTCTGCCCGTCCCCGACGGGCACCCCGCACGTCGGCATGATCCGCACGGCGCTCTTCAACTGGGCCTATGCGCGGCACACCGGGGGCACCTTCGTGTTCCGGATCGAGGACACCGACGCGGCGCGCGACAGCGAGGAGAGCTACGCGCAGATCCTCGACTCGCTGCGCTGGCTCGGGCTCGACTGGGACGAGGGGATCGACGCGGGCGGCGAGCACGGGCCGTACCGGCAGTCGCAGCGCGGTGAGATCTACCAGGGTGTCATCGCGCAGCTGGTCGAGGCCGGGTACCTCTACGAGAGCTTCTCGAACGCCGAGGAGATCGACGCGCGCAACATCGCCGCGGGCCGCCCGAAGCAGCTCGGCTACGACAACTACGATCGCGACCTGACCGACGAGCAGCGCGCGGCCTTCCGCGCCGAGGGGCGCGAGCCCGCTCTCCGATTCCGGGTGCCCGACGAGGATCTCTCCTTCACCGACCTCGTGCGCGGCGACATCACGTTCCCCGCCGGGTCGACGATCGACTTCGTCGTCGTGCGCCCGAACGGCGCCCCGCTCTACACCCTCGTGAACCCGGTCGACGACGCGCTGATGGGGATCACGCACGTGCTGCGCGGCGAGGATCTGCTCTCGTCGACCCCGCGTCAGATCGCGCTCTACCACGCGCTCGTTCGCATCGGGGTGGCCCAGGCGATCCCGCAGTTCGGGCACCTGCCCTACGTCATGGGCGAGGGCAACAAGAAGCTGTCGAAGCGCGACCCCGAGTCGAACCTGCTGCACCACCGCGCCCGCGGCTTCATCCCCGAGGGGCTGCTCAATTACCTCTCACTGCTCGGTTGGTCGCTCGCGCCCGACCGCGACGTCTTCTCGAGCGAGGAGATGGTCGCGGCCTTCGACGTCGCCGACGTCAACCCGAACCCTGCCCGCTTCGATCAGAAGAAGGCCGACTCGATCAACGCCGACCACATCCGGCTCCTGTCGGAGGAGGATTTCGGCGAGCGGATCCGTCCGTACCTCGTCGCGGAGGGGGTGCTGCCGATCGAACCGTCGGAGCACCAGCGGGAGGTCATTCGGAAGGCGGTGCCGCTCGTGCAGAGCCGCGTCACCGTGCTCTCCGAAGTCGCCGGCATGCTCGGCTTCCTGTTCACGTCCACCGACGCGCTCGAGTACGACGAGGATGCGCTGCAGTCCCTGAAGGCCGATGCACCGGAGGTCCTCGCCGCCGGCACCGCCGCGCTGACCGCGATCCCCGAGGATGCGTGGGCGACCGAGCGCATTCAGACGGCGCTCCAGGAGGCCCTCATCGACGGGCTCGGCCTGAAGCCCCGGGTCGCGTTCGGCGCTCTGCGGGTCGCGGCATCGGGCCGCCGCGTCTCGCCGCCCCTCTTCGAGTCCTTCGAGCTGCTCGGCCGCGACGCCTCGCTCGCGCGGCTGCGCAAGCTCGCCGATCGCCTCGCCGCCGACCGGGTGTAA
- the tgt gene encoding tRNA guanosine(34) transglycosylase Tgt — protein sequence MNDTSAEHQPSPADFSFSVEHRLETGGARGSQGQALGRTGTISTPHGEIQTPAFIPVGTKATVKAMLPETVEQLGGQAVLANAYHLFLQPGSDLVDEAGGLGAFMNWSGPTFTDSGGFQVMSLGVGFKKVISMAEDEYASTEVIASTKERLAHVDEDGVTFKSFLNGDRHRFTPEVSMQIQHQLGADIIFAFDECTTLLNTRVYQEDSVARTARWAVRCLDEHARQTAERSHRPYQALFGVVQGAQYEDLRREAASGLGRMTGAEATDQQFDGFGIGGALEKSRLGTIVSWVSDELPEKKPRHLLGISEPDDLFAAIAAGADTFDCVAPSRQARGGTMYSSTGRINAKSAGQRRRFEPLDPECDCYTCTNTTAAYLHHLFKAKEMLGSTLATIHNERFIVRLVDRIRASIVDGTFAELRDEVLGRQYGPEFAREAARKTAATSAR from the coding sequence GTGAACGACACCTCCGCTGAGCACCAGCCCTCCCCCGCCGACTTCTCCTTCTCCGTCGAGCATCGGCTCGAGACGGGAGGAGCGCGCGGCTCGCAGGGTCAGGCGCTCGGGCGTACCGGGACCATCAGCACCCCGCACGGTGAGATCCAGACACCGGCCTTCATCCCGGTGGGCACGAAGGCCACTGTGAAGGCGATGCTCCCCGAGACCGTCGAGCAGCTCGGTGGGCAAGCAGTGCTCGCCAACGCGTACCACCTGTTCCTCCAGCCGGGCAGCGACCTCGTCGACGAGGCCGGCGGGCTCGGCGCCTTCATGAACTGGAGCGGCCCGACCTTCACCGACTCCGGCGGGTTCCAGGTAATGTCCCTTGGGGTCGGCTTCAAGAAGGTCATCTCGATGGCGGAGGACGAGTACGCGAGCACCGAGGTGATCGCGTCGACGAAGGAGCGCCTCGCGCACGTCGATGAGGACGGCGTCACGTTCAAGTCGTTCCTCAACGGCGACCGGCACCGCTTCACCCCCGAAGTGTCCATGCAGATCCAGCACCAGCTCGGCGCCGACATCATCTTCGCGTTCGATGAGTGCACCACTCTGCTCAACACGCGCGTCTACCAGGAGGACTCCGTCGCCCGCACGGCTCGGTGGGCGGTGCGCTGCCTCGACGAGCACGCCCGCCAGACCGCGGAGCGGAGTCATCGGCCCTATCAGGCGCTCTTCGGTGTGGTGCAGGGTGCGCAGTACGAGGACCTCCGACGCGAGGCGGCATCCGGACTCGGCCGGATGACCGGGGCCGAGGCGACGGACCAGCAGTTCGACGGGTTCGGGATCGGCGGCGCCCTCGAGAAGAGCCGGCTCGGCACCATCGTGTCGTGGGTCTCCGACGAGCTCCCGGAGAAGAAGCCCCGGCACCTGCTCGGGATCTCGGAGCCCGATGACCTGTTCGCCGCCATCGCCGCCGGCGCCGACACCTTCGACTGCGTGGCACCGTCGCGCCAGGCCCGGGGCGGCACCATGTACTCCTCGACCGGCCGCATCAACGCGAAGTCCGCCGGCCAGCGCCGCCGCTTCGAACCCCTCGACCCCGAGTGCGACTGCTACACCTGCACGAACACCACCGCGGCGTACCTCCACCACCTGTTCAAGGCGAAGGAGATGCTGGGCTCGACGCTCGCCACCATCCACAACGAGCGATTCATCGTGCGCCTCGTCGATCGGATCCGGGCGAGCATCGTCGACGGCACCTTCGCCGAGCTTCGAGACGAGGTGCTCGGCCGGCAGTACGGGCCCGAGTTCGCACGCGAGGCCGCGCGGAAGACGGCGGCGACTAGCGCGCGGTGA
- a CDS encoding NAD(P)/FAD-dependent oxidoreductase, with amino-acid sequence MPAQEAAAAQGAAEELPFGVAIIGGGPAGLSAGLQLVRANRRIAILDSNRPRHSATLQSHGFLTRDGAPPLELRRLGREEFESYPTARYAQAMTRQVTPLTPDEAIAAGFPDGIGFRVRGTGVRGSADVEFVARRVLIAAGLTEELPAFPMIRAYYGTALHSCVECDGFEKTDKPLALIGETTDVFSRALLISRFSSDLIVFTNGADTVTSVQEQQLAAIGIRVERRPIDDIVGEKADMTGVRLADGEVVPRVGGFVRPRWHAPVEFLGDHPIDRDDWGLVVVDDRGETSVRGIYAVGDIVPPGPQQLIIAAGNGARVAAKLNMDMIRGALGVGLVDE; translated from the coding sequence GTGCCCGCACAGGAGGCGGCCGCAGCGCAGGGCGCCGCTGAGGAGCTGCCGTTCGGCGTCGCCATCATCGGCGGCGGACCCGCGGGGCTGTCGGCAGGCTTGCAGCTCGTGCGCGCGAACCGGCGCATCGCGATCCTCGACAGCAACCGCCCGCGCCACTCCGCGACCCTGCAGTCGCACGGCTTCCTCACCCGGGATGGGGCACCGCCGCTCGAGCTCAGGCGGCTCGGCCGCGAGGAGTTCGAGAGCTACCCGACCGCACGCTACGCCCAGGCGATGACCCGGCAGGTGACACCCCTGACGCCCGACGAGGCGATCGCTGCCGGCTTCCCGGATGGCATCGGGTTCCGCGTTCGCGGCACGGGAGTGCGCGGCTCGGCCGACGTCGAGTTCGTGGCGCGCCGAGTGCTCATCGCCGCGGGACTGACCGAGGAGCTGCCCGCCTTCCCGATGATCCGCGCGTACTACGGCACCGCGCTCCACAGCTGCGTCGAGTGCGACGGCTTCGAAAAGACCGATAAGCCGCTGGCACTCATCGGCGAGACGACGGACGTCTTCTCGCGTGCCCTGCTGATCAGCCGCTTCAGCTCCGACCTCATCGTGTTCACGAACGGTGCGGACACGGTGACCTCGGTACAGGAGCAGCAGCTCGCCGCGATCGGGATCCGCGTCGAGCGCCGTCCGATCGACGACATCGTGGGGGAGAAGGCCGACATGACCGGCGTCCGCCTCGCCGACGGCGAGGTCGTTCCGCGGGTCGGCGGGTTCGTCCGCCCCCGCTGGCACGCGCCGGTGGAGTTCCTGGGCGATCATCCGATCGATCGCGACGACTGGGGCCTCGTGGTCGTGGACGATCGCGGCGAGACCTCGGTGCGCGGCATCTACGCGGTCGGCGACATCGTGCCGCCCGGGCCGCAGCAGCTCATCATCGCCGCGGGCAACGGCGCGCGCGTCGCGGCGAAACTGAACATGGACATGATTCGCGGGGCGCTCGGAGTGGGGTTGGTTGATGAGTGA
- a CDS encoding Na(+)/H(+) antiporter subunit C has protein sequence MTMPLVLVAVMVVMYSCGVYLMLDRTLTRLLLGFLLVGNATNLLIFLMSGSFGDAPLSGDTAAEDMSDPLPQAFILTAIVITFGVSAFFLALIYRSWRLAQDLDDTVQDDESDLELATTEALATVEVTDEDLAETQEFDDEENGDAANDVPTDNVRDTDTGTDTETDEHSAPDSPGGDRR, from the coding sequence ATGACGATGCCCCTCGTCCTGGTCGCGGTCATGGTCGTCATGTACTCCTGCGGGGTGTACCTGATGCTCGACCGCACGCTGACCCGACTCCTGCTCGGCTTCCTGCTCGTCGGCAATGCCACGAACCTCCTCATCTTCCTGATGTCTGGATCCTTCGGCGACGCCCCCCTGTCGGGTGACACTGCAGCCGAGGACATGAGCGATCCGCTGCCGCAGGCGTTCATCCTGACCGCGATCGTGATCACCTTCGGTGTCAGCGCGTTCTTCCTCGCCCTGATCTACCGTTCCTGGCGCCTGGCGCAGGATCTCGACGACACCGTGCAGGACGACGAATCGGATCTCGAGCTCGCGACCACCGAGGCGCTCGCCACGGTCGAGGTCACCGACGAGGATCTGGCCGAGACCCAGGAGTTCGACGACGAGGAGAACGGCGACGCCGCGAACGACGTCCCGACCGACAACGTCCGCGACACCGACACCGGCACTGACACCGAAACTGACGAGCACTCCGCTCCGGACAGCCCCGGGGGTGATCGCCGATGA